A region from the Spiroplasma taiwanense CT-1 genome encodes:
- the obgE gene encoding GTPase ObgE has product MKFVDLAFFNIKSGKGGDGAVSFRHELYVANGGPNGGDGGKGGDIILIADEGKSSLLDLKLQKFYTAQDGFKGDIKNMHGKNGKDTIIKVPIGTVIFNADTNELLADFTKNNQTEIIAIGGKGGKGNARFVNSRNKAPTIFEAGDLGQDFNIKAELKVLADVGFVGLPNAGKSTLLRTISNSKPQIADYSFTTLNPQLGVSRDKQGRTFTVADLPGLIEGASLGKGLGHEFLRHIERCKIICHVIDMSGNYATEDVIKNYELIRKELIEYNLNLEKRPEIIVANKMDIEDSNINILYFKEKYFNKKIIEVSGLNKMNIDKLLFSIGSLLEEVKNIPLWEIKEENKEYKIYTFETDLKDIQVKNLGNKRWKIEGQDVYKIYQKTPISTYDNLLLFNEKLKKIGVYDILREKGAQKGDIVKIFDIELEWMD; this is encoded by the coding sequence ATGAAATTTGTAGATTTAGCATTTTTTAATATTAAATCGGGAAAAGGTGGAGATGGAGCAGTTTCATTTCGTCATGAACTTTATGTAGCAAATGGTGGTCCAAATGGTGGAGATGGTGGAAAAGGCGGAGACATAATTTTAATTGCAGATGAAGGAAAATCTTCTCTCTTAGACTTAAAACTTCAAAAATTTTATACTGCTCAAGATGGTTTTAAAGGTGACATTAAAAATATGCATGGTAAAAATGGTAAAGATACTATTATTAAAGTTCCAATAGGAACAGTAATTTTTAATGCAGACACAAATGAATTGCTAGCAGATTTTACGAAAAATAATCAGACAGAAATTATTGCAATTGGTGGAAAGGGAGGAAAAGGAAATGCAAGATTTGTAAATTCTAGAAATAAAGCTCCAACAATTTTTGAGGCAGGAGATCTAGGTCAAGATTTTAATATAAAAGCTGAATTAAAAGTTTTAGCAGATGTTGGATTTGTTGGTTTGCCAAATGCTGGAAAATCAACTTTACTTAGAACAATTTCAAATTCAAAACCCCAAATTGCTGATTATTCTTTTACAACTTTAAATCCACAATTAGGAGTTTCAAGAGATAAGCAAGGGAGAACCTTCACTGTTGCTGATTTACCAGGTTTAATTGAGGGAGCTAGTCTTGGTAAGGGATTAGGGCATGAATTTTTAAGACATATTGAGAGATGTAAAATTATCTGTCATGTTATTGATATGTCAGGTAATTATGCAACAGAAGATGTAATTAAAAATTATGAATTGATAAGAAAAGAGTTAATTGAATATAACTTAAATTTAGAAAAAAGACCTGAAATTATTGTTGCTAATAAAATGGATATTGAAGATTCTAATATAAATATTTTGTATTTTAAAGAAAAATATTTTAATAAAAAAATAATTGAAGTTTCAGGTTTAAATAAAATGAATATTGATAAATTATTATTTTCAATTGGTTCACTTCTTGAGGAAGTAAAAAATATTCCTTTATGAGAAATTAAAGAAGAAAATAAAGAATATAAAATATATACTTTTGAAACCGATTTAAAAGATATTCAAGTTAAAAATTTAGGGAATAAAAGATGAAAAATTGAAGGTCAAGATGTTTATAAAATTTATCAAAAAACACCAATTTCAACATATGATAATTTATTATTATTCAATGAAAAATTGAAAAAAATTGGAGTTTATGATATTTTAAGAGAAAAAGGAGCACAAAAAGGAGACATTGTAAAAATATTTGATATTGAATTGGAATGGATGGATTAA
- a CDS encoding ribosome maturation factor RimM, translating into MFDNLIKIGKIVSTHAIRGEVKFLLDNKYLLLKEIKNIKIFLEDKQGKIDVYEIEKSYFINKKQILKLKNINNINEAKPLINNIVYIIKNDELIEIKETFIEFEAFYKESKYGIIIDEMYNGAQDLVKVKNQKNEFWIPCVEVYIESIDYGRKIIFFKNIEGLF; encoded by the coding sequence ATGTTTGATAATTTAATAAAAATAGGAAAAATTGTTTCTACTCATGCAATAAGAGGAGAAGTAAAATTTTTATTAGACAATAAATATTTATTATTAAAAGAAATAAAAAATATTAAAATTTTTCTTGAAGATAAGCAGGGAAAAATTGATGTCTATGAAATTGAAAAGTCATATTTTATCAATAAAAAACAAATTTTAAAGTTAAAAAATATTAATAATATAAATGAGGCTAAACCATTAATTAATAATATTGTTTATATAATTAAAAATGATGAATTAATTGAAATTAAAGAAACTTTTATAGAATTTGAAGCATTTTATAAGGAAAGCAAATATGGAATAATAATTGATGAAATGTATAATGGAGCACAAGACTTAGTGAAAGTTAAAAATCAAAAAAATGAATTCTGAATTCCTTGTGTAGAAGTTTATATTGAAAGTATAGATTATGGTAGAAAAATTATTTTTTTTAAAAATATTGAGGGTCTATTTTAA
- a CDS encoding ATP-dependent Clp protease ATP-binding subunit, with amino-acid sequence MDFLQKPDPLNDPEILSKYTRDLTLDAKEGKIDPIIGRDDEIMRVIRILSRKTKNNPVLIGEPGVGKTAIAEGLAQRINKGDVPSVLKNKKILELDMGSVMAGASFLGDYEARIKGIINAIQKENGEIILFIDELHLIVGAGKTGNGGGMDVSNLLKPALARGGIKVIGATTLKEYREYIEKDAALERRFQKVYVSEPTIDETISILRGLKERFETYHGVRIHDNALVAAAQLSDRYISDRFLPDKAIDLVDEASATIKTELASVPTELYQIDRKVMQLEIERAALSQEKDDKSKEKLQICEKELVSFKIKQKELNDKWDEEKTLLSKINQFRSTIDGLKIELEQAQNEGNYQRAGEIQYSLLPALEKKLNNALSENAEKLISEEVSENEIASIIAKWTGIQIENLMESEIQKLLGLSTTLKRMVKGQNEAIELVADAIMRSRSGIKDPSKPIGSFLFLGPTGVGKTEVAKSLAKNLFGSEKKMIRFDMSEYMEKHSVSKLIGSPPGYVGYEEGGRLTEAIRRAPYSIILFDEVEKAHPDVFNIFLQIFDDGRITDSLGKTVDFKNTIIIMTSNIGSEYLMSTPSELINQEVIDEQLKKFFRPEFLNRIDNIINFNPLSKDNIKEIIVKTLNELKERVFEKNEFIINFTNQTIKKILDEGFSKEYGARPIKRYIEKNIETLIARAIVAEDIEPKRNYVIDVENDIFRITNSNKLN; translated from the coding sequence ATGGATTTTTTACAAAAACCAGATCCTTTAAATGATCCAGAGATTTTAAGTAAATATACTAGAGATCTTACATTGGATGCAAAAGAAGGAAAAATTGATCCAATCATTGGACGTGATGATGAAATAATGAGAGTAATAAGAATTTTAAGTAGAAAAACCAAAAATAATCCTGTTTTAATTGGTGAACCAGGAGTAGGTAAGACTGCAATTGCAGAAGGTCTTGCACAAAGAATAAATAAAGGCGATGTTCCCAGTGTTTTAAAAAATAAAAAAATTTTAGAACTAGATATGGGTAGTGTTATGGCTGGAGCTAGTTTTTTAGGTGATTACGAAGCAAGAATTAAAGGAATTATTAATGCAATTCAAAAAGAAAATGGGGAAATTATCCTATTTATTGATGAATTACATTTAATTGTTGGTGCTGGAAAAACAGGAAATGGTGGAGGAATGGATGTTTCAAATTTACTAAAACCTGCTCTAGCGAGAGGTGGAATTAAAGTAATTGGGGCAACAACTTTAAAAGAATATAGAGAGTATATTGAAAAAGATGCTGCTTTGGAGAGAAGATTTCAAAAAGTTTATGTTTCAGAACCAACTATTGATGAAACCATTTCAATTTTAAGAGGTTTAAAAGAGAGATTTGAAACTTATCACGGAGTTAGAATTCATGATAATGCTCTTGTTGCAGCAGCTCAATTAAGTGATAGATATATTTCAGATAGATTTTTACCAGATAAAGCTATTGATTTAGTGGATGAAGCAAGTGCAACAATTAAAACAGAACTTGCTTCTGTTCCAACGGAGTTATATCAAATTGATAGAAAAGTTATGCAACTTGAAATTGAGAGAGCTGCTCTTTCACAAGAAAAAGATGATAAATCAAAAGAAAAACTTCAAATTTGTGAAAAAGAATTAGTTAGTTTTAAAATAAAACAAAAAGAACTTAATGATAAGTGAGATGAAGAAAAGACACTTTTATCAAAAATAAATCAATTTAGATCAACAATTGATGGCTTGAAAATTGAATTAGAGCAAGCACAAAATGAAGGAAATTATCAAAGGGCTGGGGAAATTCAATATTCTTTGCTTCCTGCATTAGAGAAAAAATTGAATAATGCTTTGAGTGAAAACGCAGAGAAATTAATATCTGAAGAGGTAAGTGAAAATGAAATTGCATCAATTATTGCAAAGTGAACAGGGATTCAAATAGAAAATTTAATGGAATCAGAAATTCAAAAATTACTTGGATTGAGCACTACCTTAAAAAGAATGGTAAAGGGACAAAATGAAGCAATTGAGTTAGTTGCTGATGCAATAATGAGGAGCCGTAGTGGAATAAAAGACCCAAGTAAACCAATAGGTAGTTTTCTATTTTTAGGACCAACAGGAGTTGGTAAAACTGAAGTAGCAAAATCATTAGCAAAAAATTTATTTGGAAGTGAGAAAAAAATGATTAGGTTTGATATGTCTGAATATATGGAAAAACATTCAGTTTCAAAACTAATTGGTTCTCCACCAGGTTATGTTGGTTATGAAGAAGGGGGAAGATTAACTGAAGCAATTCGTCGTGCTCCCTATTCAATTATTCTATTTGATGAGGTGGAAAAAGCTCACCCAGATGTTTTTAATATTTTTTTACAAATATTTGATGACGGAAGAATTACAGATTCATTAGGTAAAACAGTTGATTTTAAAAATACCATTATTATAATGACTTCAAATATTGGTTCAGAGTACTTAATGTCAACTCCATCAGAATTAATTAATCAAGAAGTAATTGATGAACAATTAAAAAAATTTTTTAGACCAGAATTTTTAAATAGAATTGATAATATTATTAACTTTAATCCATTATCAAAAGACAATATAAAAGAAATTATTGTAAAAACTTTAAATGAATTAAAAGAAAGAGTTTTTGAAAAAAATGAATTTATTATTAATTTCACAAATCAAACAATTAAAAAAATTTTAGATGAAGGATTTAGTAAGGAATATGGTGCAAGACCAATAAAAAGATATATTGAAAAAAATATAGAGACTTTAATTGCTAGAGCAATTGTGGCAGAAGATATTGAACCAAAAAGAAATTATGTTATTGATGTCGAAAATGATATTTTTAGAATAACTAATTCAAATAAATTAAATTAG
- the hemW gene encoding radical SAM family heme chaperone HemW encodes MRNKELVKRDIDSLYVHIPFCEHICFYCDFVKVKKPKDPIVIDKYLNILEKELVDYKNRLESIKSIYIGGGTPSCLDNEQTKRMCKILNKYVNEKNVEFSIELNPESVTEEKLKIYKSYNINRLSIGVQTFDNNLLKKIGRIHDNSIALNAFKLARKVGFKNISIDLMYNLYDQTKENILVDLEYINKLKPDHISWYSLIMKEKSVWGRKNMKVPENDELFDDIVNDGLEKLGYIRYEISNYAKKLETKSIHNISYWNNSLFAGVGIGATGFEMIDNKYFLTRNEGNILNYKKEFEELSIEEYYFQVIMMSLRLVNGLNLLEEKNKEIFIFFKEKINLKISQNLLEIVDNHLKCTKRGFNILNEILIDFL; translated from the coding sequence ATGAGGAACAAAGAGTTAGTAAAAAGAGATATTGATAGTTTATATGTTCACATTCCATTTTGTGAACATATTTGCTTTTATTGTGATTTTGTAAAAGTAAAAAAACCAAAAGATCCAATAGTAATTGATAAATATTTGAATATTTTAGAAAAAGAACTAGTTGATTATAAAAATAGATTAGAAAGTATAAAAAGTATTTACATTGGTGGAGGAACTCCTAGCTGTCTTGATAATGAACAAACTAAGAGAATGTGTAAAATTCTTAATAAGTATGTAAATGAAAAAAATGTTGAATTTTCTATTGAATTAAATCCAGAATCAGTAACTGAGGAAAAATTAAAAATTTATAAAAGTTATAATATAAATAGATTGAGTATTGGTGTACAAACTTTTGATAATAATTTATTAAAAAAAATTGGTAGAATTCATGATAATTCAATAGCCCTAAATGCTTTTAAATTAGCTAGAAAAGTTGGTTTTAAAAATATAAGTATAGATTTAATGTACAATTTGTATGATCAAACAAAAGAAAATATTTTAGTTGATTTAGAGTATATTAATAAACTAAAACCAGATCATATTTCTTGATATTCATTGATAATGAAGGAAAAATCAGTTTGAGGACGTAAAAATATGAAAGTTCCTGAAAACGATGAATTATTTGATGATATTGTAAATGATGGTTTGGAAAAGTTGGGCTATATTCGCTATGAAATATCAAATTATGCCAAAAAATTAGAAACTAAATCCATTCATAATATTTCATATTGAAATAATTCATTATTTGCAGGAGTTGGAATTGGTGCAACAGGTTTCGAAATGATTGATAATAAGTATTTTTTAACAAGAAATGAAGGAAATATATTAAATTATAAAAAAGAATTTGAAGAATTATCAATAGAAGAATATTATTTTCAAGTTATTATGATGAGTCTTAGATTAGTAAATGGATTAAACCTGTTAGAAGAAAAAAATAAAGAAATTTTTATTTTTTTTAAAGAAAAAATAAATTTAAAAATAAGTCAAAATTTATTAGAAATAGTGGATAATCATCTTAAATGTACAAAGAGAGGTTTTAATATCCTAAATGAGATATTAATTGATTTTTTATAA
- the nadE gene encoding NAD(+) synthase: protein MELKDYLNYLVEWIREEVKKSNQKGVIVGISGGIDSALVAALAKIAFPENYLTVWMPCDSSKLDEECKEELVNTLKLKSVTVDLAKTFLTLKEDLNFSGITQSKLALANTKARLRMTTLYSMAQTHEYLVLGTDNADEWHIGYFTKFGDGGVDLLPIVHLLKREVKEASQILNIPQKIINRDPTASLWENQTDESEIGFGYDLIDNYLSGNEVQSEVKIRIDQLHKISEHKRNLAPVPKKRN, encoded by the coding sequence ATGGAATTAAAAGATTACTTAAATTATTTAGTTGAATGAATTAGAGAAGAAGTAAAAAAATCAAATCAAAAAGGTGTAATTGTTGGTATAAGTGGAGGAATCGATTCTGCACTTGTAGCTGCTCTTGCAAAAATAGCATTTCCTGAAAATTACTTAACTGTGTGAATGCCTTGTGATTCAAGTAAATTAGATGAGGAATGTAAAGAAGAATTAGTTAATACTTTAAAATTAAAGTCAGTAACAGTTGATTTGGCAAAAACATTTTTAACCTTGAAAGAGGATTTAAATTTTTCAGGAATTACACAATCAAAGTTAGCACTTGCAAATACAAAAGCAAGATTAAGAATGACTACTTTATATTCAATGGCCCAAACACATGAATATTTAGTATTGGGAACAGATAATGCCGATGAATGACATATAGGGTACTTTACAAAATTTGGGGATGGAGGAGTAGATTTATTGCCAATAGTTCATTTATTAAAAAGAGAAGTTAAAGAAGCTTCACAAATTTTAAATATTCCTCAGAAAATAATTAATAGAGATCCAACTGCTAGTTTATGAGAAAATCAAACTGATGAATCAGAGATTGGTTTTGGTTATGATTTAATTGATAATTACTTAAGTGGAAATGAAGTTCAAAGCGAGGTAAAAATCAGAATTGATCAATTGCATAAAATTTCAGAACATAAAAGAAATTTAGCGCCAGTACCTAAAAAAAGGAATTAA
- a CDS encoding isochorismatase family protein — MKKALIVVDYQYDFADPKGTLYVPNGETLKKGIQKKIIEYKNNNNFVIFSGDFHPKNHVSFKVWPEHCLIDSKGCSFYIDSSKADLIIKKGSEKNYDSYSAFYIAKDLNIESELDSFLKRNNIKEIEICGLALDVCVKDTYEDAKNKKYNVKVNLDLSKSIDQNFILEN; from the coding sequence ATGAAAAAAGCATTAATTGTTGTAGACTATCAATATGATTTTGCAGATCCAAAAGGTACTTTATATGTACCAAATGGAGAAACTTTAAAAAAAGGAATTCAAAAGAAAATTATTGAGTATAAGAATAATAATAATTTTGTAATATTTTCTGGAGATTTTCATCCTAAAAATCATGTTTCATTTAAAGTTTGACCAGAACATTGTTTAATAGATTCAAAAGGTTGTTCTTTTTATATAGATTCTTCAAAAGCAGATTTAATTATAAAAAAAGGGTCAGAAAAAAATTATGATAGCTATTCAGCATTTTATATTGCAAAAGATTTGAATATTGAATCAGAATTAGATAGTTTTCTTAAGAGAAATAATATTAAAGAAATAGAAATTTGCGGATTAGCCCTTGATGTTTGCGTTAAAGATACATATGAAGATGCAAAAAATAAAAAATATAATGTAAAAGTCAATTTAGATCTTTCAAAATCTATTGACCAAAATTTTATTTTAGAAAATTAA
- the trmD gene encoding tRNA (guanosine(37)-N1)-methyltransferase TrmD: MKFSIITLFPNLIENYISQSIIKRAIQKKFIDIEILDIRNFTNYSHNQVDDYQFGGGKGMVLMVEPIVNAIESCKTIDSLIILTTPQGKTWNQKFARSFSTEYKHLIIICGHYEGFDERILKYIDLEISIGDYILTGGELASLCLIDSITRVVDGVISNESHLNESFENNLLDYPVYTKPLNFRNQKVPEVLTSGHHAKIEKFRQEGRIKNTYIKRPDLLKENQLSKNELTFLKELKKSKGEN, encoded by the coding sequence ATGAAATTTTCAATAATAACTTTATTTCCAAATTTGATAGAAAATTATATATCGCAATCAATTATTAAAAGAGCAATTCAAAAAAAATTTATAGATATTGAAATATTAGATATTAGAAATTTTACAAATTATTCTCATAATCAAGTTGATGACTATCAATTTGGTGGAGGAAAAGGTATGGTATTAATGGTAGAACCAATTGTAAATGCAATTGAAAGTTGCAAGACAATTGATAGTTTAATAATTTTAACAACACCTCAGGGTAAAACTTGAAATCAAAAATTTGCAAGATCATTTTCAACTGAATATAAACATTTGATTATTATTTGTGGACATTATGAAGGGTTTGATGAAAGAATCTTAAAATATATTGATCTAGAAATTTCAATTGGAGATTATATATTAACAGGAGGTGAACTTGCAAGTTTGTGTTTAATTGATTCAATTACTAGAGTAGTTGATGGTGTAATTTCAAATGAATCTCATTTAAATGAAAGTTTTGAAAATAATTTATTAGATTATCCAGTTTATACAAAACCACTTAATTTTAGAAATCAAAAAGTTCCAGAGGTCTTAACTAGTGGGCATCACGCAAAAATTGAAAAATTTAGACAAGAAGGTAGAATAAAAAACACTTATATCAAAAGACCAGATCTTTTAAAAGAAAATCAATTATCTAAAAATGAATTAACATTTTTAAAAGAATTAAAGAAATCGAAAGGAGAAAATTAA
- a CDS encoding DUF3196 family protein, which translates to MKNYYEELIKEIDLEIANKNFENALNLINEELNAPYIPVEFENYLNDKYIAILENTENNNFINERWNFDKILKSISQVEDQEIHLMAFDALRTMNIRKILQNLKEYLLNEKIKPSNKSFLLLILIEQSINQEIFVNKNGNTISINPSNFDLMNSQKILKNIELKLENLVYDTNPSLFKISKHIANNYFYYVFPNLNFKNYSLNDLCAAIIIKANEALGTTLEKEIEEKIIFNKENTMLLLNELTEVV; encoded by the coding sequence ATGAAAAATTACTATGAAGAATTAATTAAAGAAATAGATTTAGAAATCGCAAATAAGAATTTTGAAAATGCTTTAAATTTGATTAATGAAGAATTAAATGCCCCATATATTCCTGTTGAATTTGAGAATTATTTAAATGATAAATACATAGCTATATTGGAAAATACGGAAAATAATAATTTTATAAATGAAAGATGAAATTTTGATAAAATTTTAAAATCAATCAGTCAAGTAGAAGACCAAGAAATTCACTTAATGGCATTTGATGCTTTAAGAACTATGAATATTAGAAAAATTTTACAAAACTTAAAAGAGTATTTGTTAAATGAAAAAATAAAACCATCTAATAAATCTTTTTTATTATTAATTTTAATTGAGCAATCAATAAATCAAGAAATTTTTGTTAATAAAAATGGAAATACTATTTCAATTAACCCCTCAAATTTTGATCTAATGAATTCACAAAAAATTTTAAAGAATATTGAGTTAAAATTAGAAAATTTAGTTTATGATACAAATCCAAGTCTATTTAAAATTTCGAAACATATTGCAAATAATTATTTTTATTATGTTTTTCCTAATCTAAATTTTAAAAATTACTCTTTAAATGATTTATGTGCAGCAATTATAATAAAAGCAAATGAAGCACTTGGAACAACTCTGGAAAAAGAAATTGAAGAAAAAATAATTTTTAATAAAGAAAATACAATGTTATTATTAAATGAGTTAACAGAAGTTGTTTAG
- a CDS encoding MSC_0882 family membrane protein, whose translation MSGLFNPFKNNFKNNDQQNAGDFNVQSSQQPVMTQNSYNNNNLDEYQRNLINKKNQNENFIRPRKIEFENSYLNQLNQTPQFSRQNREIIQTNYINSNDPQFMNNQNRFMNQNQNIRQSANQQFMQNNYYPQNNAQNYNLRQEYLDFENQNYFDYGNYRDENQNNRMIYNFQQQSNSNFYNQHNNFYNEQPIYEEFSNYNNNMHFGYSDFSNNNQFYNSNDRYNYNPNVNYSLNSANQYNPYSQSSYRNRLQSSNIIPKPISKEIRSEKFRLFFMFIFGTVGIITSSLMLAVYYKTVGTENKIIGLDYTSVMYPFFSILLLIIAIAFFGVSLTDYTLLYSNVKKYERELLLGNESVPYFITRNYRSLISRAVYLNWFSFSFYIISAIILGCLYGLQAQHETGNTEIYILFWKIGELKSLESEITITIIILFTVLAIHVANIVTSRSRKNNIISYYGYEVIPQQEIKEIKKRANKICLIIFFVTLAIILFLIVIPWLIIRKKRGQSLKPWGTKS comes from the coding sequence ATGAGTGGATTATTTAATCCTTTTAAAAATAATTTTAAAAATAATGACCAGCAAAATGCTGGAGATTTTAACGTTCAATCTTCACAACAACCTGTAATGACCCAAAATTCATATAATAATAATAATTTGGACGAATATCAAAGAAATTTAATTAATAAAAAAAATCAAAATGAAAATTTTATTAGGCCAAGAAAAATTGAATTTGAAAATAGCTATTTAAATCAATTAAATCAAACGCCACAATTTTCAAGACAAAATAGAGAAATTATTCAAACTAATTATATTAATTCTAATGATCCCCAATTTATGAATAATCAAAATAGATTTATGAATCAAAATCAAAATATTAGACAATCTGCAAATCAGCAATTTATGCAGAATAATTATTATCCTCAAAATAATGCTCAAAATTATAATTTAAGACAAGAATATTTAGATTTTGAAAATCAAAATTATTTTGACTATGGAAATTATAGAGATGAAAATCAAAATAATAGGATGATTTATAATTTTCAGCAACAAAGTAATTCAAATTTTTATAATCAACATAATAACTTTTATAATGAACAACCTATTTATGAAGAATTTTCAAATTATAACAATAATATGCATTTTGGTTATTCAGATTTCTCAAATAATAATCAATTTTATAATTCAAATGATAGATATAATTATAATCCAAATGTTAATTATTCATTAAATAGTGCAAATCAATACAATCCATATAGTCAATCATCTTATAGAAATAGACTACAATCATCAAATATAATTCCAAAACCAATTTCGAAAGAAATTAGAAGTGAGAAGTTTAGATTATTTTTCATGTTTATTTTTGGAACAGTAGGAATAATAACTTCATCGTTAATGTTAGCAGTTTATTATAAAACAGTTGGTACTGAAAATAAAATTATTGGCTTAGATTATACATCAGTTATGTATCCATTCTTTTCAATTTTATTATTGATTATTGCTATTGCGTTCTTTGGGGTTAGTTTAACAGACTATACTTTATTGTATTCAAATGTTAAAAAATATGAGAGAGAATTACTCTTAGGAAACGAGTCAGTTCCGTATTTTATTACAAGAAATTACAGATCACTAATTTCAAGAGCAGTATATTTAAATTGATTTTCATTTTCATTTTATATAATTAGTGCAATTATTTTAGGATGTTTATATGGTTTACAAGCTCAACATGAAACAGGCAATACAGAAATTTATATTTTATTTTGAAAAATTGGTGAATTAAAATCTCTTGAATCAGAAATTACGATAACAATAATTATTTTATTTACTGTTCTTGCAATTCATGTTGCAAATATTGTTACTTCAAGAAGCAGAAAAAATAATATTATTTCTTATTATGGTTATGAAGTAATTCCTCAACAAGAAATTAAAGAAATTAAAAAAAGAGCAAATAAAATATGCTTAATTATTTTCTTCGTAACTTTAGCAATAATTTTATTCTTAATTGTAATTCCTTGATTAATAATTAGAAAAAAAAGAGGTCAATCACTTAAACCATGAGGAACAAAGAGTTAG
- the rplS gene encoding 50S ribosomal protein L19, with the protein MNMLTKNTKSLIDEQLNSNIPDFSSGDTIKVNVKIKEGEKYRIQAFEGVVIKTQGSGISYSVCVRKNSGGIFVERTFPIHSPIIDSIEVIKRGRVRRARIYYIRKLSGKAARIKEVINNKTKEVSVKKAIKQ; encoded by the coding sequence ATGAACATGTTAACAAAAAATACAAAATCATTAATTGATGAACAATTAAATTCTAATATTCCAGACTTTAGTTCAGGAGATACAATTAAAGTTAATGTAAAAATTAAAGAAGGGGAAAAATACCGTATTCAAGCATTTGAGGGTGTTGTAATAAAAACACAAGGTAGTGGAATATCATATTCTGTTTGTGTAAGAAAAAACTCAGGTGGTATTTTTGTTGAAAGAACTTTTCCAATTCATTCACCAATTATTGACTCAATTGAAGTGATTAAACGTGGTCGAGTGAGAAGAGCAAGAATTTATTACATTAGAAAATTATCAGGAAAAGCGGCACGTATTAAAGAAGTTATTAATAATAAAACAAAAGAAGTATCTGTAAAAAAAGCAATAAAGCAATAA
- a CDS encoding TIGR04561 family membrane protein: MIALFLVEFKVLNFVLPLWLVLLIFAFIGIICLLLYFLILFQKNRKFYFEKEEVSAAEFKRLEKFEMQRNYFELEIAKVKKILKNKEK; the protein is encoded by the coding sequence ATGATAGCATTATTTTTAGTAGAATTTAAGGTATTAAATTTTGTTTTACCACTTTGATTAGTTTTACTAATTTTTGCTTTTATTGGTATAATTTGTCTTTTATTATATTTTTTAATTCTTTTTCAAAAAAATAGAAAGTTCTATTTTGAAAAAGAGGAAGTTTCAGCAGCAGAATTTAAAAGATTAGAAAAATTTGAAATGCAAAGAAATTACTTTGAGTTAGAAATAGCTAAAGTAAAAAAAATATTAAAAAATAAAGAGAAATAA